TTCCTAATTCTTAATTTTTAATTCTCAAACCGGACAACACAAAAACGCCCGAAACTGATCGGACCTGAACCGTGCCCAAACAGCCTCGGCAACATCTCGCGACTCAAAAACACCGTAAAGCGTGGAACCACTACCAGACATCGACGCAACGATTGCGCCGGCATCTGTCAACCGCGACAAAATATCGCGCGTTTCTGGATGCGATTGAACAATAAGAGGCAAAAAATCATTCTCAATACGCTCAAAAAAACCCGAAACGGGCAAATTTTTTACAGAATTAAGGAAACTATCATATTCACCATGCTCTGTCAAGGTCTTTTTATAATTTGCAAACGCCCAGCCCGTATGCACCTGGAACCCCGGGCAAACCAGCACATACGCCACATCTGCAGACCACGGCACATACCGCAAATGCTCCCCCCGCCCCGAAACCACTGCCGTACCCTTTTGCCGCACAAAAAACGGCACATCGGACCCTATAGACGCGCCGATCTCGCGCAATTCGTCACCTGAAAGACCCGCATCCCACACCCGATTCAAAACCCGCAACACAGCCGCTGCATCTGAACTTCCCCCACCCAAACCCGCCGCCATCGGAATCCGCTTCTCTATCGCAATCGCCACCCCGCGATCCATCCCCGTATAAGACCGAAACGCCAGAACCGCCTTATACACCAGATTTTCTGGACCCGTGGGCAAATCCGCATCGTCGCACGACAAAATAATCTGCCCCTCTTCCGCTGGCTCAAAAACGAGGCGATCGCACAGATCCACAGTCTGAAAAACCGACAAAATATCGTGAAACCCATCGCTGCGCTGCCCGAGAATCTTCAGCCCCAGGTTGAGCTTTGCATAAGCGTATTCGACAATCTCCAAAACACTATCTCCCATTGACGCTTTTGGTAAAATATAATACATTCAAAAAATAAAGAACCTTCTGGATCGCGGCTCAACTGCATGCCGCGATGACACACGGGAGCCTGCCCCGTAATGCCTCTATATGGGGGCCGTCCCCTACAATACCATGCGGAATTTCTACATGATCTTTATGAACATATTAACCCGCGGTATCGCCACTGCATTTTGCATCCTCCTCATCTCATCCCACCTCTGCGCGCAGGGGACCCAGGATGAAAACGCCCATTACGAACTCGCCACGCGGATCTTCAAAGATGGCCTCTATGCCGACGCCGCGCGAGAATACAAGCAATTCATCATCAACTTCCCCACCAGCAAGCGACTGCCCGATGCCATGCTGCGCGTTGGGCAGGCATATGCCAGAGCCGAACAATACGACCTCGCACTCGAAGCCCTTCAACAATTCATCGACCGCTACGCCACCCACATCGAAGTAGCCACTGCAATGCGCACACGCGCCAATGCCCTCCGCCAACTCGGAGAACACACCCGAGCTGGCGGAGCCTATCGCGAGGTACACGCGGCCTATCCCGCCTCGACAAACGCGCCCCAGGACCTCTTATCAGCCGGCGAAAACTACCACAAAGGCGGCGCCTTATCAGAAGCGGGCGCGGCTTATCGTCAACTCGTCGAACAATATCCCAAATCATCCCTGATCAACGAAGCCACCTTCAACCTGGGCCGCGTCCTCCTCGAAGAATCGCGCACCGAAGAAGCCCTCGCGCAATTTCGCACCCTCTCCGAACGTCCCGGTCCTGCAAAACACAAACCCGACGCCCTCCTCGAAATGGGCAACATCGCCCTATCGCGCGACAACTTGCCCGAAGCAGAGCGCATCTTTGCAAACCTGCGCGCCAGATATCCCACGACACCCGCCGCCCAGAACTCGCACCTCATCACAGGCGCGTGGCACGCCCGCAAAAACGACTGGGCAAGCGCTGAAAAAACCTATAACAACGCCCTCGCAACAATACCGAACAACACCCGTCGCCAACAAGCCCTGTTGGGAAGTGCAAATGCAAAACGCAAACTCGGCAAAAGCGAAAGTGCACGACAGCGCTACGCCGCATTTCTAAGAACCTACCCCAAAAGCCCCTTCCACGCCCATGCCCTCATAGGTTATGGGCGCGCATTTGCAGACCTGAAAAACTATCGCAATGCCCTGGACGCCTTTAAAAATCTTCAGGAAAAATATCCAGACACAGACATCAGTATCCAGGCCTATGGCGACATCGGAAACATCTGGCGCGCGCTTGGAACGCATCAAAAGGCATTATCCGCCTATCAAACATACCTCACGCGCATACAATCCCCCGGCGAAAAAGCCAGAGCGCGACTCCTCATCGCGCAAATCTGCGAAGACCTGCACTGGCACGACCTCGCAGCCGAAAATTACCGCACCCTGATCGACAGCGCAAGCGCGCACTACGCCTCTGAAGGTCAATACGGCCTTGCCCGCGTATTTGAAAAAACCGGAGAACCCGCACTCGCACTGCGAGAATACCGCACCTACATCAAAAATCACGGCGACGCCGCACGCGCTGAAACAGCGGAAACGCGCATCCAACTCCTCACCGAATACGGCACCGAGACCGACCGAGACCGCACCTATATCGAACTCCTCGCCAACCTGCCCGGCATCGCCGACGATGCACACACGCAATTAAAACTCGGCAAAACCTTCTACAACCAAAAACACTACAACCGCGCAATCACCCACCTCGAAACCGCCTTGACAATCCAGGGAATACCCCCCTCGGCTTATGAACACATACTCGTCGAACCATCAAACGAAACCCCTGAAAACACGCCCGCAACCACACCTGACGACACACTCGCCCTTGCAGCCGAAGCCGCACGCGCAGCCGAAGCCATCCTCGCATTGGCTGACGGGCGGGCACAGGAGGACCTGCCCGCGTCGGCTAACGACGACACAGTCGCCGACACACCCCCATCGGCCGACACATCCGACGAAACATTCAACAACGCGCCCCCCTGGGTACCTGAAGCCTATTATCTCCTCGGCAACAGCTATCTAAAACAGGCCCGCAGAGCCACCCTCGAAAACAAATCCCCAGACCAATGGCAAGACAGGGGCCTCACAACACTCAAAATACTCATCCAAAAATTCCCCGACAACGACCACACAAAAGACGCCGCACTCACCGTCATACACACAGAAACAGCCCACATACAACCCGACACCCTCCGCGCGCAAACGCGTCTGAGCGCCTATCGCGCCTATAGCAAAACACACGCCAACAGCCCCGACCTCCTCCTGCGAATCGCCGACGCCCACTTTTCCAACACCCACATCGACAGCGCCCTGAGCCTGTACCTCCAGGTACAGAAAAAATCCGACAATCCCACACACAGTGAAAAAGCCACCTATGGCATCGGCCTGTGTCAGGCACAGCAACAACAACACGCGCGCGCCGAAGAAACCCTGAAAAACTTCCTCTTCAACTACCCCCAGAGCGACCTGACATCCCACGCGCAATTTCAACTGGGACGCATACTCCTCGACCGGGAATTTTACGCCAGCGCCGCCGAAGCATTCTCCGAACTCCTATCCGCATCTCCCTCGCTCGCACTCCAGCGGTCTGCCCGCGACCTGTTGGCGGAAAGCCACCATCGCCTGGGCAACTATCAACGCGCCATAGAAATAGACGAAAGCCTGATCACCCACAACACCACCCCTCAACTATTGCGCCGCCTCGCCGAATCCTATGCGCAAAACAACCAGCGCGACAAAGCCGTCACAACT
This portion of the Gemmatimonadota bacterium genome encodes:
- the ispE gene encoding 4-(cytidine 5'-diphospho)-2-C-methyl-D-erythritol kinase, whose protein sequence is MEIVEYAYAKLNLGLKILGQRSDGFHDILSVFQTVDLCDRLVFEPAEEGQIILSCDDADLPTGPENLVYKAVLAFRSYTGMDRGVAIAIEKRIPMAAGLGGGSSDAAAVLRVLNRVWDAGLSGDELREIGASIGSDVPFFVRQKGTAVVSGRGEHLRYVPWSADVAYVLVCPGFQVHTGWAFANYKKTLTEHGEYDSFLNSVKNLPVSGFFERIENDFLPLIVQSHPETRDILSRLTDAGAIVASMSGSGSTLYGVFESRDVAEAVWARFRSDQFRAFLCCPV
- a CDS encoding tetratricopeptide repeat protein, which codes for MIFMNILTRGIATAFCILLISSHLCAQGTQDENAHYELATRIFKDGLYADAAREYKQFIINFPTSKRLPDAMLRVGQAYARAEQYDLALEALQQFIDRYATHIEVATAMRTRANALRQLGEHTRAGGAYREVHAAYPASTNAPQDLLSAGENYHKGGALSEAGAAYRQLVEQYPKSSLINEATFNLGRVLLEESRTEEALAQFRTLSERPGPAKHKPDALLEMGNIALSRDNLPEAERIFANLRARYPTTPAAQNSHLITGAWHARKNDWASAEKTYNNALATIPNNTRRQQALLGSANAKRKLGKSESARQRYAAFLRTYPKSPFHAHALIGYGRAFADLKNYRNALDAFKNLQEKYPDTDISIQAYGDIGNIWRALGTHQKALSAYQTYLTRIQSPGEKARARLLIAQICEDLHWHDLAAENYRTLIDSASAHYASEGQYGLARVFEKTGEPALALREYRTYIKNHGDAARAETAETRIQLLTEYGTETDRDRTYIELLANLPGIADDAHTQLKLGKTFYNQKHYNRAITHLETALTIQGIPPSAYEHILVEPSNETPENTPATTPDDTLALAAEAARAAEAILALADGRAQEDLPASANDDTVADTPPSADTSDETFNNAPPWVPEAYYLLGNSYLKQARRATLENKSPDQWQDRGLTTLKILIQKFPDNDHTKDAALTVIHTETAHIQPDTLRAQTRLSAYRAYSKTHANSPDLLLRIADAHFSNTHIDSALSLYLQVQKKSDNPTHSEKATYGIGLCQAQQQQHARAEETLKNFLFNYPQSDLTSHAQFQLGRILLDREFYASAAEAFSELLSASPSLALQRSARDLLAESHHRLGNYQRAIEIDESLITHNTTPQLLRRLAESYAQNNQRDKAVTTYNMYLRKYPQAPDADSIAYTRAEHLSYLNRTSEALTAFREFSKKYPNSPLGTQADQAVGDLLYQTEKYAQAIAAYQRVPEPARNETMAAREVLSLYRLRRVGEANKAAGQFKKTYKTATEWIARFEVEKGRYQLAVKNPKKARQIFQDIAKKYARTEAEADARYYIIRAYRDEGPDKDGNNDPYLNALTTFIKNYPDSPHWVDANLELAAFWERNEEYNLSARAYRNAIEKGVAKSEKPGILHKLAKNYSNLNAYDLAINFARQLIREFPQDRLALDARIDIGTIYLPNKGAHEQAIAELRPLLKLVTEENEKANIQYAIAENYFEMADYANALREFLIMRYNQNAGVMWIVSAQMKVAECYAAQNNIEQALQELEAIKRSHGVASMYGIGAEKLIQQIKAQRQ